From a single Methylacidiphilum kamchatkense Kam1 genomic region:
- a CDS encoding efflux RND transporter permease subunit, whose amino-acid sequence MTLSDLSIRRPVFAWMLMVGLIFFGIVALSRLGISQLPEIDFPIITINLQWNGASPEILETELVDPIEQAVISAQGLKGISSYIQLGQASIILEFELGRNIDSALTEVQSKISSVKLPMDPTQQVGMQQVPTPVPQPILVKDNPEEQPILLIGVFGEHKTLHDLVTFVDLVLHDELQIVPGVGQIVLAGYNVRNLRIWADSKKLAQYQLTVQDLQTAIMQEHVEVAAGDLENPHKQFNVRAMGEGLSPEEVGNIQIKKRGTELIYRSNIRIKDVAKVEDGLDDIRRIAASNGQTIIGVGIKKQPGANSVEVARLVKKKLLEIQPFLPKGIHLSVVYDRTKHIEDSIKETLFTLGLSAVITSLVCYLFLGSWTATLNVLLSIPTSVLGTFIVIYFLGFTLNFFTLLGLSLAIGIIVDDAIMVLENIYRHRDMKKTRVMAARDGAREITFAAMAATVAIIAIFLPVAFMKGVIGKYFYQFGLTISAAVALSLLEAITLTPMRCSQIMDDSYQRRGLAYIVDYSFKSLAKGYKHLLKFCIFYPWLVILGALGVFLYSLKLFSFLPQELIPTQDESSFIIRIQTPVGSSIYYTEEKLKECEKLILSHKEVDKVFGEVGGMIQRTGATDGNLVDSEVNVGTIYVTLKDKKERILSQRVLMDTIREELNKIKDLRATPQDLSIRGFTTGRGFPVELTIRGEDYKVLEKIVQADIEEMKKSGYFVDLDTDFRDGMPEVRVYPDRFAANACSIPIQNIANTVAIAIGGIAQGQFTNGERRYDIRIRLRGDERVGPEDIARLGIRTNTNEFMPITSVAKLQTVQTYQTLTRKMRERAITIFSNVAPGKSQAQALAVAKKICSKNLPKGYRLFLSGGAASFEETFQSLVFAIWVGVVIAYMVLASQFNSFVHPFSVLLALPFSLSGALLALWFTHQSINLYSMIGLVLLMGIAKKNSILLVEFTNQLRYKGLSIKEAILEAAPIRLRPILMTSMATIAAAIPPALALGPGAESRIPMAITLLGGIAVSTVFTLFVVPAAYLLLSRFEKSRPLMIQPQTAAVGKEEEESLVEKKD is encoded by the coding sequence ATGACCCTTTCTGATCTTTCCATTCGCAGGCCTGTATTTGCGTGGATGCTGATGGTAGGGTTGATTTTTTTTGGTATTGTTGCTCTTTCTAGATTAGGAATTAGTCAGCTTCCTGAGATCGATTTCCCGATTATTACTATAAACCTGCAATGGAATGGGGCCTCTCCAGAAATTCTTGAAACAGAACTTGTCGATCCCATTGAACAAGCAGTGATTTCGGCACAAGGGCTAAAAGGGATCAGTTCCTATATTCAATTAGGGCAGGCATCCATCATTTTAGAGTTCGAACTCGGTAGAAACATCGATTCAGCCTTGACCGAAGTACAATCGAAGATAAGCTCGGTCAAATTACCAATGGATCCAACCCAGCAGGTGGGCATGCAACAGGTCCCCACTCCTGTTCCGCAACCAATCCTTGTCAAAGACAACCCTGAAGAGCAGCCTATTTTATTGATTGGGGTCTTTGGAGAGCACAAGACACTTCATGATCTTGTCACTTTTGTGGATCTTGTGCTGCATGACGAGTTACAAATTGTTCCAGGTGTTGGTCAGATTGTGTTAGCGGGTTATAATGTCAGAAATTTAAGAATTTGGGCAGATAGTAAAAAGTTGGCGCAGTACCAATTGACCGTTCAAGATCTTCAAACGGCGATCATGCAGGAACATGTGGAAGTGGCTGCAGGAGATCTTGAAAACCCGCATAAGCAATTCAATGTGAGAGCTATGGGGGAAGGACTGAGTCCGGAAGAAGTAGGCAATATTCAAATTAAAAAAAGGGGCACAGAACTCATTTATAGATCGAATATACGAATAAAGGATGTGGCAAAGGTTGAAGACGGATTGGACGATATTCGACGCATTGCGGCTAGTAATGGACAGACTATTATTGGTGTCGGCATAAAAAAGCAACCCGGAGCAAATTCCGTGGAAGTGGCTCGATTGGTCAAAAAAAAGTTATTGGAAATTCAACCCTTTCTTCCAAAAGGAATCCATCTGAGCGTAGTCTATGATAGAACAAAACATATAGAAGATTCGATTAAGGAAACCTTATTTACCCTTGGGCTTTCAGCTGTTATCACCAGTTTGGTCTGTTATCTGTTCCTCGGAAGCTGGACTGCTACCCTTAATGTGTTGCTTTCTATCCCCACTTCTGTTCTTGGAACCTTTATTGTCATCTACTTTTTAGGTTTTACTTTGAATTTTTTTACTCTCCTTGGTCTTTCCTTGGCCATTGGGATTATTGTGGATGATGCGATCATGGTTCTTGAAAATATCTATAGGCATCGAGATATGAAAAAGACAAGGGTGATGGCAGCCAGAGATGGGGCTAGAGAAATCACTTTTGCTGCTATGGCTGCCACTGTGGCTATTATCGCCATTTTTCTCCCTGTGGCTTTTATGAAGGGGGTCATAGGCAAGTATTTTTATCAATTTGGTCTTACGATTTCGGCTGCAGTAGCTCTCTCTCTGTTGGAAGCCATTACCCTAACACCGATGCGCTGTTCTCAAATTATGGATGACTCTTACCAAAGAAGAGGCTTAGCCTATATCGTTGATTACTCCTTCAAAAGTCTTGCCAAAGGGTATAAGCATCTTTTGAAGTTTTGTATTTTTTATCCCTGGCTTGTGATCTTGGGGGCTTTAGGTGTTTTTCTTTATTCGTTGAAACTTTTCAGTTTTCTACCCCAGGAACTGATCCCCACTCAAGACGAATCTTCTTTCATTATTCGGATTCAAACTCCTGTGGGTTCTTCGATTTATTATACCGAAGAAAAGCTCAAAGAATGTGAAAAACTCATTCTTTCTCATAAGGAAGTCGATAAAGTCTTTGGCGAAGTAGGAGGAATGATTCAAAGGACAGGAGCGACTGATGGGAATCTTGTAGACAGCGAAGTCAATGTTGGAACTATTTATGTCACCTTAAAAGATAAAAAAGAAAGGATACTTTCTCAAAGGGTTTTGATGGACACCATAAGGGAAGAATTAAATAAGATTAAGGATCTTCGGGCTACCCCACAAGATCTTTCTATTCGAGGATTTACCACTGGGAGGGGATTCCCTGTCGAATTGACTATTCGTGGGGAAGACTACAAAGTGCTGGAAAAAATAGTACAGGCAGACATCGAAGAAATGAAAAAAAGCGGCTATTTTGTGGATCTGGACACAGACTTTAGAGATGGAATGCCCGAAGTCAGAGTCTATCCCGATAGGTTTGCCGCAAACGCTTGTTCGATTCCCATTCAGAACATTGCTAATACAGTAGCGATCGCCATTGGAGGCATCGCCCAAGGACAATTCACTAATGGAGAAAGACGGTATGACATCCGGATAAGGTTACGAGGCGATGAAAGAGTAGGACCAGAAGATATCGCTCGGTTGGGGATCCGAACTAATACCAATGAGTTCATGCCCATAACTTCCGTAGCTAAGCTTCAGACTGTCCAAACCTATCAAACACTGACAAGAAAAATGCGAGAAAGAGCAATTACTATCTTTTCTAATGTTGCTCCAGGAAAATCCCAGGCTCAAGCATTGGCAGTGGCTAAAAAGATATGCAGCAAAAATCTTCCCAAAGGCTATAGACTTTTTCTAAGTGGTGGAGCTGCCTCCTTCGAGGAAACATTCCAAAGTCTCGTCTTCGCTATTTGGGTTGGCGTTGTGATCGCTTACATGGTTTTAGCCTCTCAGTTTAACAGTTTTGTCCATCCTTTTTCTGTGCTCCTTGCCTTGCCATTTAGTTTGAGTGGAGCGCTGTTGGCGCTATGGTTTACTCACCAATCCATTAACCTTTACAGTATGATTGGCCTTGTTTTGTTAATGGGTATTGCCAAGAAAAATTCGATTCTTTTGGTTGAGTTTACAAATCAGCTTAGGTATAAAGGGCTCTCTATTAAAGAGGCCATATTAGAAGCGGCCCCAATTCGACTTAGGCCTATCCTTATGACTTCGATGGCGACGATTGCTGCCGCCATCCCTCCGGCTCTTGCCTTAGGCCCTGGTGCTGAAAGCCGTATCCCCATGGCGATTACCTTACTTGGCGGTATTGCTGTCTCAACGGTGTTCACCTTGTTTGTTGTCCCTGCCGCTTATCTTTTACTTTCTCGTTTTGAAAAGTCTAGGCCCTTAATGATCCAGCCTCAGACTGCTGCTGTGGGAAAAGAAGAAGAAGAAAGTTTAGTAGAGAAAAAGGATTAA
- a CDS encoding RNA polymerase sigma factor: MEYSDSELMALTAKGDDEAYGLLVQRHYQAIYGAALKMLKDKFLAEEITQKVFLQAYRAAGRYEPRAKLRTWLYTILRRLVLNQFRKKEIQSSPLVTENGEDKDIATYQSAMSPLDQLVKQEQMEWIEKIIDDLPPRQRLAVILKSYEDLSYDEIARILGVSIPATKSLLFRARETLRLAFQKWEASGKRID; this comes from the coding sequence ATGGAATATAGCGATTCTGAATTAATGGCACTGACGGCAAAGGGGGATGATGAGGCCTATGGTCTTCTTGTACAAAGACATTATCAAGCGATTTATGGAGCCGCACTGAAAATGTTAAAAGATAAGTTTCTAGCCGAAGAAATAACTCAGAAAGTTTTTCTTCAAGCCTATAGAGCCGCAGGCCGCTATGAACCAAGGGCAAAACTAAGGACCTGGTTATATACGATCTTACGAAGACTGGTTCTCAATCAATTTCGGAAAAAGGAGATCCAATCTTCTCCTCTTGTGACGGAAAACGGCGAAGATAAAGATATAGCTACCTATCAGTCGGCAATGTCTCCTTTGGACCAGCTCGTTAAGCAAGAGCAGATGGAATGGATCGAAAAGATCATTGATGACTTACCTCCAAGACAACGATTAGCAGTCATATTGAAAAGCTATGAGGACCTTTCGTATGATGAAATAGCAAGGATTCTTGGGGTGAGTATTCCCGCCACAAAATCCCTACTTTTTAGGGCAAGAGAGACCTTAAGGCTTGCTTTTCAAAAATGGGAGGCAAGTGGTAAGAGAATAGACTGA
- a CDS encoding TolC family protein, with product MVVIIVLWFFLSPLIQSFAEERLPTVEAQVPAVEEGKPPPRALPPISQPVPGRIAPSYTPPLEELLKAVSPIAHKQSDKTALDLFQCFQLAAARWNQLKIDYQGMIAQQAVVSQTLAQFYPQVSFLNEQSFQNSVGFAPTLGGIAFGVAPSTYFSLNSLSGTWTIFNSFQNVNRLNAARATAAYSAYHMERDYQLLYANLASAFYSALMYEGSIAILNDQIDILQALVNELEYRQKIGRSRPADVFQTQTNLAATVAQRENYKGFYNQFLALLTYYLGIPPEKINIKDTQSLPSTKNLEEYLAQVGSRPDVLAQVQLLRAQKAGLAVARGMLGPTISVNGFYLLTHDPPVPNVWNVNVITSMPIFNGGLYTSTIRQQEALVHQVQLQLEDLKRQADENVRISFALFNAAISQVVQLREETEVGALYYAAQRDDFQRGVAALLDVLVALNTYQTARLNLFQAEMGARMQLVNLFVAAGTVPRNPEGSAMPVQKIIKTQPAELQPIDPSQMLSR from the coding sequence ATGGTAGTAATAATTGTCCTTTGGTTCTTCCTCAGTCCGCTTATCCAATCATTCGCTGAAGAAAGACTACCGACTGTGGAAGCGCAAGTTCCTGCAGTGGAAGAAGGCAAACCACCGCCAAGAGCACTACCTCCTATTAGTCAACCTGTTCCTGGTAGAATTGCTCCTTCCTATACCCCTCCTCTTGAGGAATTGCTGAAAGCTGTTTCTCCAATTGCCCACAAACAATCCGATAAAACAGCACTAGACCTCTTTCAATGTTTCCAACTTGCAGCCGCAAGGTGGAATCAGCTAAAGATAGACTATCAGGGCATGATTGCTCAGCAAGCCGTTGTATCTCAAACGCTTGCTCAATTTTATCCTCAAGTCTCTTTCTTAAATGAACAAAGTTTTCAAAACAGCGTTGGCTTTGCCCCAACCTTAGGGGGCATAGCCTTTGGAGTCGCACCAAGTACTTACTTTTCCTTAAATTCCCTCAGTGGTACATGGACTATTTTCAATAGTTTTCAGAATGTCAACCGGCTGAATGCGGCTCGGGCGACTGCCGCTTACTCCGCTTATCATATGGAAAGGGATTATCAACTTCTCTACGCGAATCTGGCTTCAGCTTTTTATAGCGCGTTGATGTACGAAGGGAGTATCGCCATATTGAACGATCAGATCGATATTCTGCAGGCACTTGTCAATGAATTAGAGTATAGGCAAAAAATTGGAAGATCGAGGCCAGCCGATGTGTTCCAAACACAAACGAATTTAGCGGCAACCGTAGCTCAAAGGGAAAATTACAAAGGCTTCTACAATCAGTTTCTGGCTCTTCTTACCTATTATTTGGGGATTCCACCTGAAAAAATAAACATAAAAGACACCCAAAGCCTGCCTTCGACAAAGAACCTAGAAGAGTATCTTGCCCAGGTTGGTTCTAGGCCCGATGTATTGGCTCAAGTCCAACTGTTGCGCGCTCAGAAAGCTGGATTGGCTGTTGCCAGAGGTATGCTTGGTCCCACCATCTCTGTTAATGGGTTTTATCTTTTGACTCATGACCCACCTGTCCCAAACGTCTGGAATGTCAACGTGATCACTTCGATGCCCATCTTCAATGGTGGTCTATATACCTCAACGATCAGGCAGCAAGAAGCCCTTGTGCATCAAGTGCAACTTCAATTGGAAGATTTGAAAAGGCAAGCGGATGAAAATGTGCGTATTTCCTTTGCTCTCTTTAATGCTGCGATCAGTCAAGTGGTACAATTGAGGGAGGAAACAGAGGTGGGAGCCCTTTATTACGCTGCCCAAAGAGATGATTTTCAAAGAGGAGTAGCCGCTTTGCTGGATGTTCTTGTTGCTTTAAATACCTATCAAACAGCCAGACTCAACCTATTTCAGGCCGAAATGGGAGCAAGGATGCAATTGGTTAACCTCTTTGTGGCTGCAGGCACAGTACCTAGAAATCCAGAAGGATCTGCGATGCCGGTTCAAAAAATTATCAAAACGCAACCTGCGGAACTCCAGCCAATTGATCCTTCCCAAATGTTATCAAGGTAA